One stretch of Bosea vaviloviae DNA includes these proteins:
- a CDS encoding AsmA family protein: MTRRASILAYGLVIAVVLLGLQSWSIAVGRVEQRVIAAIELRTGLEVTGLERAEIALLPLPRISLSKVTFRQRDDLLTGSALRIKARARILPLLIGQFRFDRIELVVPQIDVAVAGTDDGLGDWLTPPLAYLEKLKVQSRIIITAGSVFMRAQGAIRTILRDVNLVLQDRDAGEPLSLSGSLTWRGVPTQVSLLWPMAGANARLALTAASPVMNLQFEGIRSGLNDPVVNGRLSLATKALPELLGWFGETPRLASAIGPLHLTADAQIKPHEASLSNAVVSLEGERLEGAIKLGDVGGRLALSGTLAGATLDLGRLYGRLGVLPATAPENESAPLDFDAWTAHDIDLRISVDAARVNGARLDDVATYLLVKKGRFEAGLLRAGAYGGSVKGRLLALAAPGGVDVKLQGGFDKVNLGKAAGDVPDLAKLSGTGTLQIALDGLGATVEEVVASLGGKAGLSLRQGELGGIAFGELLRRMERNPSLVLRDWRQGKTPFETAAVNLSIANGVAMVTDAQMIGPGYQLTLAGQVSLPGRAYEMGLLLAPSNGPLRLPFTFKGPLENPTLELDTEALSRGATAFPTQLLR; this comes from the coding sequence ATGACAAGACGCGCCTCCATTCTCGCCTACGGCCTCGTCATCGCCGTCGTGCTGCTCGGATTGCAATCCTGGAGCATCGCGGTCGGGCGGGTGGAGCAGCGTGTGATCGCGGCCATCGAGCTGCGCACCGGGCTCGAGGTCACCGGGCTCGAACGCGCCGAGATCGCGCTTCTGCCCTTGCCGCGCATCAGCCTGTCCAAGGTCACATTCCGGCAGCGCGACGACCTCCTGACGGGCTCCGCCCTGCGGATCAAGGCCCGCGCGCGCATTCTGCCTCTGCTCATCGGGCAGTTCAGGTTCGACCGCATCGAATTGGTCGTGCCGCAGATCGACGTCGCGGTCGCAGGCACGGATGACGGGCTCGGCGACTGGCTCACGCCGCCCCTGGCCTATCTCGAGAAGCTGAAAGTCCAGAGCCGTATCATCATCACCGCCGGCTCGGTCTTCATGCGGGCGCAGGGCGCGATCCGCACCATCCTGCGCGACGTCAACCTCGTCCTCCAGGACCGCGACGCCGGCGAGCCCCTGAGCCTGTCGGGTTCGTTGACCTGGCGCGGCGTGCCTACGCAGGTCAGCCTGCTCTGGCCGATGGCCGGCGCGAATGCGCGGCTGGCGCTGACGGCGGCCTCGCCCGTGATGAACCTGCAATTCGAAGGCATTCGCAGCGGCCTGAACGACCCCGTCGTCAACGGCCGGCTCTCGCTTGCGACCAAGGCCTTGCCCGAACTGCTCGGCTGGTTCGGCGAAACGCCGCGTCTGGCCTCCGCGATCGGCCCTCTGCACCTGACCGCCGACGCGCAGATCAAGCCGCATGAGGCCTCGCTGAGCAACGCCGTCGTCAGCCTCGAAGGCGAGCGGCTCGAGGGCGCGATCAAACTCGGCGACGTCGGCGGGCGGCTGGCCCTGTCCGGCACGCTGGCTGGCGCGACGCTCGATCTCGGCCGGCTCTACGGTCGCCTCGGCGTGCTGCCCGCCACTGCGCCGGAGAACGAGAGCGCCCCGCTCGATTTCGACGCCTGGACCGCCCATGACATCGACCTGCGCATCTCCGTCGATGCGGCCAGGGTCAATGGCGCGCGGCTCGATGATGTCGCGACCTACCTCCTGGTCAAGAAGGGGCGTTTTGAGGCTGGGCTGCTGCGCGCCGGCGCTTATGGTGGCAGCGTAAAGGGCCGGCTCCTGGCGCTGGCGGCGCCGGGCGGCGTCGACGTCAAGCTCCAGGGCGGCTTCGACAAGGTCAATCTCGGCAAGGCTGCCGGCGATGTGCCGGATCTGGCGAAGCTCAGCGGCACCGGCACGCTGCAAATCGCGCTGGACGGCCTCGGCGCCACCGTCGAAGAGGTCGTCGCCTCTCTTGGTGGCAAGGCCGGCCTGAGCTTGCGCCAGGGCGAACTCGGCGGCATCGCCTTCGGCGAATTGCTGCGCCGGATGGAGCGCAATCCGAGCCTCGTGCTGCGCGACTGGCGGCAGGGCAAGACCCCGTTCGAGACAGCGGCCGTCAATCTCAGCATCGCCAATGGCGTCGCGATGGTGACCGATGCGCAGATGATCGGACCGGGCTATCAGTTGACGCTCGCCGGCCAGGTCTCGCTGCCTGGGCGCGCCTATGAAATGGGCCTCCTGCTCGCGCCCAGCAACGGCCCGCTCCGCCTGCCCTTCACCTTCAAGGGTCCGCTCGAAAACCCTACGCTGGAGCTCGACACCGAGGCACTATCGCGCGGAGCCACGGCTTTTCCGACACAGCTGCTTCGCTGA
- a CDS encoding E22 family MetX-like putative esterase, whose translation MKHWIAGAVGVVGLMMTGMITTGAAEAQELIVEKKIFELPSYTTQGGRTLKNVKVGWESYGTLNADKSNAILICHFFSGNSHAAGKYAAADAAPGYWDAIVGPGKAIDTNKYFVLSSDTLVNLNTGDPKTTTTGPASIDPDTGKPYALDFPVVTVGDFVNVQKALVESLGIKKLALVAGPSMGALQTYEWAASYPEMVAKAMPVIGAAEADAQLIAWLDVWAAPILVDQNWNKGDYYGKTPPNAGLAKALAVVTLQANHGDWTNGTFGRRPAKEGDAPAKALANKFQVQSILDNAGEARAKVSDANHFLYLVKANQLYAAGGISLADAASKIKAPMLLISQPKDLVFTTDAIERTAETLRKGGVNLTQAFIQGTRGHLDGVISMKQAEGAIRAFLEK comes from the coding sequence ATGAAGCATTGGATTGCGGGCGCGGTTGGCGTCGTGGGACTGATGATGACGGGCATGATCACGACGGGCGCGGCCGAAGCGCAGGAGCTGATCGTCGAAAAGAAGATCTTCGAACTGCCGAGCTACACCACGCAGGGCGGCCGAACCCTCAAGAACGTCAAGGTCGGCTGGGAGAGCTACGGCACGCTCAACGCCGACAAATCGAACGCGATCCTGATCTGCCATTTCTTCTCCGGCAATTCGCACGCCGCCGGCAAATATGCCGCCGCCGACGCCGCGCCCGGCTATTGGGACGCCATCGTCGGCCCCGGCAAGGCGATCGACACGAACAAATATTTCGTCCTCTCCTCCGACACGCTGGTCAACCTCAACACCGGCGACCCAAAGACCACGACGACCGGCCCCGCTTCGATCGACCCCGACACCGGCAAGCCCTATGCGCTCGACTTCCCGGTCGTGACCGTCGGCGACTTCGTCAATGTCCAGAAGGCCTTGGTCGAAAGTCTCGGCATCAAGAAGCTCGCCTTGGTCGCCGGCCCCTCGATGGGCGCCCTCCAGACCTATGAATGGGCGGCGAGCTATCCCGAGATGGTCGCCAAGGCGATGCCGGTGATCGGCGCGGCCGAGGCCGACGCGCAGCTCATCGCCTGGCTCGACGTTTGGGCTGCGCCCATCCTGGTCGACCAGAACTGGAACAAGGGTGATTACTACGGCAAGACCCCGCCCAATGCCGGCCTCGCCAAGGCGCTGGCCGTGGTCACGCTCCAGGCCAATCACGGCGACTGGACCAACGGCACCTTCGGCCGCCGTCCCGCCAAGGAGGGCGACGCTCCAGCCAAGGCGCTCGCCAACAAGTTCCAGGTCCAGAGCATCTTGGACAATGCCGGCGAGGCCCGCGCAAAAGTCTCGGACGCCAACCATTTCCTCTACCTGGTCAAGGCCAACCAGCTCTATGCCGCCGGCGGCATCTCGCTCGCGGACGCGGCCAGCAAGATCAAGGCGCCCATGCTGCTGATCAGCCAGCCCAAGGACCTCGTCTTCACCACGGACGCGATCGAGCGCACCGCCGAGACGCTTAGGAAGGGCGGCGTCAACCTCACCCAGGCCTTCATCCAGGGCACACGCGGCCATCTCGACGGCGTCATCTCGATGAAGCAGGCCGAAGGCGCGATCCGGGCGTTTCTGGAGAAATAG